From Etheostoma spectabile isolate EspeVRDwgs_2016 chromosome 19, UIUC_Espe_1.0, whole genome shotgun sequence, the proteins below share one genomic window:
- the muc3a gene encoding mucin-12 — MGNLVAVIVDGAIKCVTECNSLHPRPKTCYNKGICRLFSGSGPLCQCQHVDSTWYLGNDCSYPIVRTAFYIGLSVTFACLLVSVGALTAYLMISKRKQTLNKDIKNKQVNQWMAEDFEWSRANSATGTYNAGEFVNIRT; from the exons ATGGGCAATTTAGTTGCTGTCATTGTTGATGGAGCCATCAAGTGTGTGACTGAATGCAACAGTCTACATCCACGCCCTAAAACATGCTACAATAAGGGAATCTGCAGACTGTTCAGTGGCTCTGGACCTCTTTGCCA ATGCCAACATGTGGATTCCACTTGGTACTTGGGCAATGACTGTAGCTACCCTATAGTGAGGACTGCTTTCTACATAGGGTTAAGTGTGACCTTTGCTTGCCTGTTGGTGTCGGTGGGAGCCTTAACTGCATACCTGATGATCAGCAAACGCAAGCAAACACT gaataaagacattaaaaacaaacaggtgaATCAGTGGATGGCTGAAGACTTTGAGTGGTCCAGAGCCAACAGCGCCACTGGCACATATAATGCTGGTGAGTTtgtaaa CATTCGCACCTGA